Part of the Sphaerochaeta associata genome is shown below.
CCTGAGCCTCCTCTACACCCTTTGCAGACACGGCCAGCGTCACCGCCAGACCGCCGAAAGCCGCCAACTCACCGCCCTTGATCCGTGTCGCCGATGAAGATGCCAATCCCACAAGATTGACAGCTGCCATGGCAGGGTCGAGTTGTGCAAACGCTGCATATCCATCCACCACCGTCTGCGGAAGCAACAACACCGCCAGATGATCGTTCTCAATCCAACTTGCCCAAGCAGAATCACCATCGCTCAAAACATATTCAGCCTCTACGGCAGCGGGGGTGCAGCCATACAAGAACATACTGAAAAGCAAGAGAGCAAGTACCGGATATCTCAAAACGTTCCTCCGCTGCAGAGAAACCGGTAGAGTTCCTCCCCGCTAGCGCTTATCTGCTTGGCCTTGGCAACCAGATAGGCCCGTTCCTGTTCCAAAATGGCCAGACAGAGCTTCTCCGCTGTAGGATGCTCGAGAAGGCGCTGCCTGTCCTGCTCGCACAGGTGCGTTCTGTTCGGTTCCAGATAATCGGAAATATAGACTAAAAGACCCATGGTTCCCATGTGGATGCTTCCCAGGGTGTGGTACCGCACGGCAGTGCACACCTGATCCGAAAAACCACGACCGGCAAGCAGCGATGCCGCCACCGGTGCATGCAGCAGCGTCGGGCACTCACGCTCCTCGCTCATGAGATCAAGGTTGTTCGCCAAAGCGTAGTCAACCAACTGCTCCCTGCCCCACTCACGTGCCATGTCATGCATGAGCGCAGCAGCATACAACTCTGTTGCATCCAGATGGAGGGAGTATCGTTCGTTGAGCCTCAAGCAGGATTGCGCTACCGCCAGACTGTGGCGGTAGCGCTTTTCGCTCAGGCTCTCTTTCAGTTCGAACTCAAGAGCGGTACAGTCGATGCTCTTGTACATAACGGGCAACCTCCCCGGGCATCAAGCGAGCAATGTCATCACCGAGCTCGTCGCTCTCCCCCAACTCCCTGCATCGATTTCTAATCCTCGTAGAACTGTCTTCCAGCAGAGAATTCTCAAGATAGACAATATCAGCACAAAGATCATCCAACCGCACTACGCTGCCTTCGCGCCTGATGACTACAAAGGTAACAAGCTCCTTGAGTTGCTCATAGGCATGCCATCGATGAAGCGAGGAAACCAAATCGTCTCCCATCACCACAGCAAGCCTGCCTTTAATGGAGTAGTGCAAATAAAGATATTTGACTGTGTCATAGGTATAGGAAATCCCGCCGCGCTTCAATTCACAATCCTCGGCAATAAGCTCGAGCGGGGGATCGTCAGGATACATGGATGCATATGCATCAAAACCCATGCGCAGCATATTCATGCGATGTACGGCATCAGCCGGGTTGGCATCCTGCTTGAAGTTGTTGCGGGCAACAGGTACGAAAATGAACCTTCGATAGGAAGTGGATGCAACAACCGTATGCACCAGATGCAGATGTCCCAAATGCACGGGATCGAAACTTCCGCCTACCATTGCAGTCGGTTCTGCCGCCAAAACAAGCCTCCTACTGGCTTTCGTTCTCCGAAGGATAGTATGCATCAAGATCGACTGTGCTGGAAAAGCCCCCTTGGGCACTTTCATGCAATGCCTTGCTTGCTGCATCCTCATTGCTTGTAACCATGCGGATGAAAGCCTGTCTCACATCTTCAACGCCCATATCAAGGTAGACGCACAGTCCGATGACTTCCTTGTCAGCGTACTTGCGCTTCAATTCCTCAAGCCGCAGTGCAGTTCCCGGTTCATCGGTCTTCGTTCCGATGATCACCTGCTGCTTGTTCAACAGCTCGGGCTCATAGGCCTCAAGTTCCTTGCATAGTATATCATAGGCATCAAGATACCGGTCATCTGAAAGATCGATGAGGAAGGCAAGACCTGCAGTCCGGCTGATATGCCTGAGGAACTTGATCCCCATGCCTGCTCCCTCGCTGGCCCCTTCTATGAGGCCGGGAATATCGGCAAGCACGATGTCATGCTCACCGTAGCGCATCATACCCAACTGCGGAATCTTGGTGGTGAAGGGATAACCCGCCACCTTGGTCCGTGCATTGGTCAGCATGTTCAGCAGACTGGACTTTCCTGCATTAGGAAAACCGACAAAACCTATATCGGCGATTACCAGAAGTTCGACGCCGATACGCATCTCCTCACCCTTTTCACCGGGTTGGGCGAAGCGGGGGGCCTGTCGCGTTGCCGTGCGGAAGTGGTAGTTGCCCTGCCCGCCGCGGCCTCCCTTGAGGAAAACCCAGCGGTCCAGACCGGTAAGGTCCTTGATAACCTCTCCGGTTTCGGCATTCTTGATGACCGTTCCAGGAGGAACGGGAATCTCGATGTCGACTCCGTCACGACCATAGCAACGTTCTCCCGTACCATTTTTCCCATTCTCTGCCCGATAGGTACGGACAAGTTTCAGATGGGCGAGCGTTCTTAAATTCTGTTTGACGACAAATACTACATCCCCGCCACGGCCGCCGTCGCCACCATCCGGGCCTCCCT
Proteins encoded:
- the yqeK gene encoding bis(5'-nucleosyl)-tetraphosphatase (symmetrical) YqeK, which translates into the protein MYKSIDCTALEFELKESLSEKRYRHSLAVAQSCLRLNERYSLHLDATELYAAALMHDMAREWGREQLVDYALANNLDLMSEERECPTLLHAPVAASLLAGRGFSDQVCTAVRYHTLGSIHMGTMGLLVYISDYLEPNRTHLCEQDRQRLLEHPTAEKLCLAILEQERAYLVAKAKQISASGEELYRFLCSGGTF
- the nadD gene encoding nicotinate (nicotinamide) nucleotide adenylyltransferase, giving the protein MAAEPTAMVGGSFDPVHLGHLHLVHTVVASTSYRRFIFVPVARNNFKQDANPADAVHRMNMLRMGFDAYASMYPDDPPLELIAEDCELKRGGISYTYDTVKYLYLHYSIKGRLAVVMGDDLVSSLHRWHAYEQLKELVTFVVIRREGSVVRLDDLCADIVYLENSLLEDSSTRIRNRCRELGESDELGDDIARLMPGEVARYVQEHRLYRS
- the obgE gene encoding GTPase ObgE: MFGFSDETYLDVASGNGGNGCVSFRREKYIPKGGPDGGDGGRGGDVVFVVKQNLRTLAHLKLVRTYRAENGKNGTGERCYGRDGVDIEIPVPPGTVIKNAETGEVIKDLTGLDRWVFLKGGRGGQGNYHFRTATRQAPRFAQPGEKGEEMRIGVELLVIADIGFVGFPNAGKSSLLNMLTNARTKVAGYPFTTKIPQLGMMRYGEHDIVLADIPGLIEGASEGAGMGIKFLRHISRTAGLAFLIDLSDDRYLDAYDILCKELEAYEPELLNKQQVIIGTKTDEPGTALRLEELKRKYADKEVIGLCVYLDMGVEDVRQAFIRMVTSNEDAASKALHESAQGGFSSTVDLDAYYPSENESQ